A genomic segment from Vibrio panuliri encodes:
- a CDS encoding SCO family protein, with the protein MNRYWSLALVVAFALGYGTKLFVESDQTLTTRSEQKASAALFQNHDNQTLDLFDQTDPRTRIVYFGFTHCPDVCPTSLAMLSAALKQLDTEQLAGIRPIFITLDPDRDITAKAHQYAQYFHPNIEGLAAPIETTRPLAEKYGVVFKRTELKDSQLEYTIDHNSYFYLLEPNGELITKVPHTLNPAPIITAIEQLNK; encoded by the coding sequence ATGAATAGATACTGGTCATTAGCATTAGTCGTCGCTTTTGCTTTAGGTTATGGCACCAAGCTCTTTGTTGAAAGCGATCAAACCCTCACCACCCGCTCTGAGCAAAAAGCCTCTGCAGCACTGTTTCAAAACCACGACAATCAAACACTCGATTTATTTGATCAAACCGATCCACGTACTCGCATCGTCTACTTTGGTTTCACTCATTGCCCGGATGTCTGCCCAACATCACTCGCCATGCTTTCAGCCGCACTCAAACAGCTCGACACTGAGCAGCTTGCAGGTATTCGGCCAATCTTTATAACGCTTGACCCCGACCGCGACATTACCGCGAAAGCGCATCAATATGCCCAGTACTTCCACCCTAACATCGAAGGGCTAGCTGCTCCAATTGAAACCACGCGGCCATTGGCAGAGAAATACGGCGTCGTCTTTAAACGCACAGAACTTAAAGACTCTCAACTTGAATACACCATCGATCATAACTCCTATTTCTACCTATTAGAGCCGAATGGTGAATTGATTACCAAGGTACCGCACACGCTCAATCCAGCACCAATTATCACAGCAATAGAACAGCTCAACAAATAA
- a CDS encoding GNAT family N-acetyltransferase, translating to MVLANLFSLTIDDELQLALVDESFAPIYCQLVSTQQAYLSQWLAWPPYCQSEQDFRLFIQRSLNDYAEGKSLTCAIIYQGNIVGNCSFNSIDHDLKRVAIGYWLSQDFTQRGIMTRVVNKLIEIAFTKYQMEKVELSAAVDNLPSRAVAERCGMTLEGVISNSEKIGERILDHAIYAIHKQTP from the coding sequence ATGGTACTCGCCAACCTATTTTCGCTCACCATTGATGATGAGTTGCAACTCGCGCTAGTAGATGAGTCATTCGCGCCCATCTACTGCCAATTAGTGAGTACTCAACAAGCGTACTTATCACAATGGTTGGCTTGGCCACCATATTGCCAATCAGAACAAGATTTCCGTCTGTTTATCCAACGTTCCCTGAATGACTACGCCGAGGGAAAATCTCTCACCTGTGCAATTATTTATCAGGGAAATATTGTAGGAAATTGCAGTTTTAATTCCATTGACCACGACTTAAAACGAGTCGCGATTGGTTATTGGCTCTCCCAAGACTTTACCCAACGAGGGATCATGACTCGAGTGGTCAACAAACTGATTGAGATTGCCTTCACCAAGTACCAAATGGAAAAAGTAGAACTATCAGCAGCCGTCGATAACCTACCGAGTCGAGCGGTTGCCGAGCGATGTGGCATGACCTTAGAAGGCGTCATTAGCAATAGCGAGAAAATTGGCGAACGCATTCTTGACCATGCGATTTACGCTATCCATAAACAGACACCTTAG
- a CDS encoding DUF2057 family protein, protein MKTVATLISGLFLAASVHAEVKIDIPDNIQVLAVNAEKAHVEGGLFSASKTLTLADGENQVVFRYAPYFSKGNDRIIVESDAVITKFTAENQQLSFDLPQYRNEREAEKQIGDWQVKLLDQQSQPIAIEQDVLQKDGLQIGRDYVQESKEYNRTNGIASLAAAGAVVTTSAQAVTLPANIKVDSNTAEEMLHFWYQKADVETRAKFKQFVNQQ, encoded by the coding sequence AGCGTTCACGCAGAAGTCAAAATTGACATTCCGGACAATATTCAAGTTTTAGCGGTCAACGCAGAAAAGGCTCATGTAGAAGGGGGACTTTTTAGCGCTTCTAAGACGCTCACGCTGGCTGATGGTGAAAACCAAGTTGTGTTCCGCTATGCACCATACTTTTCCAAAGGCAATGATCGTATCATTGTCGAAAGCGATGCCGTAATTACTAAGTTCACCGCAGAGAATCAGCAGCTAAGTTTCGACTTGCCTCAATACCGCAATGAACGCGAGGCAGAGAAGCAAATTGGTGATTGGCAAGTCAAACTGCTTGACCAGCAAAGCCAACCTATTGCCATTGAGCAAGATGTTCTACAAAAAGATGGTTTGCAGATTGGTCGTGACTATGTACAAGAGTCAAAAGAGTACAATCGAACCAATGGTATCGCATCACTGGCGGCAGCGGGTGCGGTAGTCACAACTTCGGCTCAAGCGGTCACTTTGCCAGCCAACATCAAAGTTGACAGCAATACTGCCGAAGAGATGCTGCACTTTTGGTACCAAAAAGCGGATGTAGAGACCCGCGCAAAATTCAAACAGTTTGTAAACCAGCAATAG